Genomic DNA from Amycolatopsis alba DSM 44262:
CGTTCGTTGGCGGTGTGCAGCATGCCGCGGTAGTCGACCCCGGCGGGCAGCCGCAGCGGAAGCCAGCCGTAGCACCGGATACCCAGCTGCGCGAACAGCCGGGCGTCGGTGGACGCCGGTGACACCATCGGCAGCGGGGTCGCGCCGGAGTCGGCTTTGGTGAGGATCTCGGCCATGGTGTCGTAGAAGCCGCCGAACTCCGGTTCCGCGATCAGCTCCGGGCGGACCATCGACCCTTCCAGCAGCAACTCGAACTCGGCGTCGTGGCCGATGAGGTCGCGCAGTTCGCCGGTGAAGTCCTCGACGGTGAACCCGCCGGGCAGCACCCGGCCGTCCAGGTCGACGGTGATCTCGCTGGGGACCACGTTGATCTTCTCGGTGGTCCGCACGATCGTCGGGTTGGCGGTGTGCCGGAGCACCGAGTCGAGGCGCAAGGCCTCGGTCAGCGGCAGGCCTTCCGGGCGAGGGTCGCCCGCCTGGTCGGCCCGGTACCGGGCGACCCCGGACGCCATCGGCTCCGGCAGCGCGGCGGCCAGCGCGGCGAGCATCCGGTCGGCGGCCTGGGTCTGGTGCCGCGGCAGCCTCGTCCCGCTCAGCGCGGTGAGCAGCTTGCCGAGCCGCGCCATCGGCGTGTCCGGCGGGGTCAGCCGCGAACCGTGGCCACCGGGGCCGCGCAGGGTCACCCGGAGCCAGCAGGCCCGTTTTTCGGCCACCACGATCGGATGGAACCGCAGCCCGGCCAGATCGACACCGGCGCCGCCCTCCTCACCGATGGCGTACCGCACCCCGTCGAACAGGCCGGGATGCCGGTCCACCAGATAGCGGGCGCCGACAGCGCTGCCCGCCTCCTCGTCGGCCACCACCGCCAGCAGCACGTCACCCGCCGGCCGTTCCCCGGCCGCGGCCAGCCGGGACAGCGCGGCGAGCATCATCGCCAGGCCGCCCTTCATGTCGATCGCGCCGCGGCCCCAGACGTGGTCGTCGACGATCCTGGCCTCGAACGGCGGATGGTCCCACTTCTGCCCGTCCACCGGGACCACGTCGGAATGCGCGTGCAGCAGCAGCGGCGGGGCCTCGCCCCGGCCGGGGAAGCGGGCGACGAGGTTGGTGCGCAAGGGATCCGGCCCGAGGACCGTCAGCTCCGCCCCGCTGTCGGCCAGCAGCCGCTGCAGGTAGGCGACGACCTCGCCTTCGCGGCCCGGCGGGTTGGTGGTGTCGATCCTGATCAGGTCCTGCAGCAGGGGCAGCGGATCGCTGGCGAACTCCGGCGGCATCGGCGCGGGCTCCTTCGGGTCAGTCGAGCAGGGTGCGGATTCTGGTGGCCAGCGTCCGCACGTCGCCGTCGTCGGGGCGCAGGACCAGGTCCGGCCGCCGGGGCGACTCGTACGGTGCGCTGATCCCGGTGAAACCGGGGATCTCACCCTTGCGGGCTCGTTCGTAGAGGCCCTTGGGATCGCGTGACTCGCAGACCGCGATCGGGGTGTCCACGAAGACTTCGAGGAACGGCAGGCCCGCTTCGTCGTGGTTCGCGCGCACCCGGTCCCGGTCGGCCCGGTACGGGCTGATCAGCGCGACGATCGCCACCGCGCCCGAGTCGGCGAACAGCCGCGCGACCTCGCCGACGCGCCGGACGTTCTCGGCGCGGTCCTCGGCGCTGAAGCCCAGGTCGGCGTTGAGCCCGAGCCGGATGTTGTCCCCGTCGAGCAGGTAAGCGGGCTTGCCGTCGTCGATCAGCGACCGTTCGAGCTCGGCGGCGATGGTGGACTTGCCCGACGCCGAAAGGCCGGTGAGCCACACCGTGCAGCCACGAGTGGCTCGATGGCTCCTGGTGACCGTCGCGCGGTGTGGCACCACGGTCGGCGCGGCCTCGGCCGGGCGGAGGACCATCCCGGCGGCGACGGTGTCGCCGGTGTTCTCGTCGATGAGGATGAAACTGCCGGTGGTCCGGTTCCGCTCGTAGGTGTCGTAGGCCAGCGGGGTCTGGGTGTGCAGGCTGATCCGGCCGATCTCGTTGAGGGACAACGATTCCGCCGTCTCGTCGCGATGCAGCGTGGTGACGTCGATCCGGTAGCGCAAGCTGTGCACGGTGGCCCTCGCCTGCTGGGTGCTGTGCTGGACGAGCAGCCGCGAGCCCGCGGTGAGGGTGCCGCGGTCGCTGAACCAGCAGACCATCGCGTCGAGATCGCGCCCGACCTCCGGCCGGTTGCCCACCTTGCAGATCAGGTCGCCGCGGCGCACGTCGAGTTCGTCGGCCAGCCGCACGGTCACCGCCTGCCGCGCGAACGCGTACGCCGCTTCCTGTCCTCCAGGGGCGTGAATCGCTTCGACGGTCGAGCCGACACCCGACGGCAGCACGACGACGTCGTCGCCAGGGCGGAACACCCCACCGGCGACGGTTCCCGCGTACCCGCGGAACTCGCCGTGCCGCGCCACGTACTGCACGGGCAGCCGGGCGTCGATCAGGTTGCGGGCGGCGGCGAGATGGACCTGTTCGAGATGCTGCAACAGCGGAGGACCGTCGTACCACGGCATCTGCGCACCGGGGAACACGACGTTGTCCCCGTGCAGGGCCGACATCGGCACGAAGGTCACGCCGGTGACCCGAAGCTTCATCGCGAACTGCTCGAACTCCTCACGGATCTGCTCGAAGCGCTCGGACGACCAGTCCACGAGGTCCATCTTGTTGACGCACACCACGAGATGCCCGATGCCGAGCAGGCTGGCGAGGAAAGCGTGCCGCCTCGACTGCTCCAGCAGCCCCTTGCGCGCGTCCACCAGGATGAGCGCGAGATCGGCCGTCGACGCCCCGGTGACCATGTTGCGGGTGTACTGCAGATGCCCAGGGGTGTCGGCGATGACGAACCGGCGCCGGGGCGTGGCGAAATAGCGGTAGGCGACGTCGATGGTGATGCCCTGTTCCCGTTCGGCACGCAGTCCGTCGGTGAGCAGGGCGAGGTCGAGCTGGTCCGCGCCGCGAGCGCGGCCCGCCCGTTCGATCGATGCCAGCTGATCGGTGAAGATGGCTTTGGAGTCGTAGAGCAGCCGTCCGATCAGGGTCGACTTCCCGTCGTCGACGCTTCCCGCCGTGGCCAGTCGCAGCAGCTGTACCCGAGACCGCACTAGAAGTACCCCTCCCGCTTCCTGTCCTCCATGCCGGTTTCGGAGATCCGGTCGTCCGCGCGGGTCGCCCCTCGTTCGGTGACCCGGCTGGCGGCCACCTCGGCGACCACTTCCTCCGGCGTGCCCGCGGTGGATTCGACGCATCCGGTGCAGGTCGCGTCGCCGACGGTGCGGAATCGCACCGTGGCCGGATACGGCTGTTCCCCTTCGGCCAGCGTCAGGTACGGGGTGTGCGCCAGCAGCATCCCGTCACGCTCGACCACCTCGCGCCGGTGGGAGTAGTAGATCGACGGCAGGTCGATCCGCTCGTCGCGGATGTAGGACCAGATGTCGAGTTCCGTCCAGTTCGACAGCGGGAACACCCGCAGGTGCTCGCCACGGCGGTGCCTGCCGTTGTAGAGGTCCCACAGCTCGGGGCGCTGCGTGCGCGGATCCCACTGGCCGAACTCGTCACGGAGGCTGAACACCCGTTCCTTGGCCCGCGCCTTCTCCTCGTCACGGCGCGCGCCGCCGAAGACGGCGTCGAAACCGTGCTCGGCGATCCCGCGGATGAGGGTGGTGGTCTGCAGGCGGTTACGGCCCGCGCCGGGACCGGTCTCCTCCACCACCCGGCCCGCGTCGATGTCGTCCTGCACAGAGCTGACGAGCAGCCGGACGCCGGTCTCCCGCACGACCCGGTCGCGGAACTCGATCACCTCGTCGAAGTTGTGCCCGGTGTCGACGTGCAGCACCGGGAACGGTGGCGGCGCCGGCCAGAACGCCTTGACCGCGACGTGCAGCATCACCATCGAGTCCTTGCCGCCGGAGAACAGCAGCACCGGACGTTCCAGTGTCGCCGCCACCTCGCGGAAGATGTGCACCGTCTCGGCTTCCAGCGTGTCGAGATGCGAGATCTCGTAACTCTCGGTCGTCGTCACTTCCGGCCGCTCACGACCCCATCGCGCGGCGAAGGCTCAAGGGCCGCATATCCGTCCAGACCGTCTCCACGTGGGCAAGGCACTCGCTTTTGGTGCCCGTCACGCCTGCCTCGCGCCAGCCCGCCGGGACCTCACGGTAGGTCGGCCAGATCGAGTACTGCTCCTCATGGTTGACGACCACGGTGTAGCGGGTGTCGTCTTCGTCTTCATCGGGCATGGTGAACCTCCACATCGGACTGGGCGATCGGGTCGGTCGCCGCCTCGGCACGGGCGGCCAGGTCGGTCAGCACGGCGGCCAGGCCGGCGGCGTTGGCGGCGTTGGTCATGGTGAAGTGGTCGCCGGGCACGGTGACGGTCCGCACCGGGCCGTCCGCGAAGGACTCCCAAGCGGCCACGGTGGTGGTGGACCGCTCCGGCCGGATCAGGGTCACTTCGCCCCGGCAGGGCGCGGGTTCCCAGCGCGACACCGCGGTGGTCAGCTCGACGAAGACGCGGGCACGCGCCAGCATCTCGGCGCGTTGCCCGGCCGGGAGCAGGCCTGCCGCGTCCAGCCGGTCGAGCGCGACGGCGAACTGCGCGTCGGGCTCCAGCGCGCTCAGTTCGCCGATGTCCGAAGCGATGTCGATACCGGCGGCCTCGGCGACGCTGCGCACGAAACCGTCGATCGCGACCGGCAGCGGCACCTCGACGGTGGGCACCGCGGGTGCGGCGGTGTCGAGCAGCGCGAGCAGGCCGACCTCGCGTCCGGCTTCGCGCAACTCGGCGGCCACGGCCACGGCCAGGCTGCCGCCGAGCGACCAGCCGACGAGATGGAGCGGCCCGTCCGGCCATCGCGCGCCGATGGCGTCGGCGTAGAGGCCCGCGAGCCGCGTCACGCTCAGTTCGCCGGGCAGCGCGTCGGGCAGTTCGACGGCGTAACAGGGCCGGTCCGGTCCCAGCTCCTGGCTCAGCGCGACGTAAGGCAGTGACGAGCCGGTACTCGCGTGGAGGCAGATCAGCGGCGGCGCCGAGCCCGCCGACCGGAGCGCGACGATCGGGTCGGCCGGGTCGTCGGTTTCGGCGACCCCGGCGAGTTCCCTGATCGTCTGGTGCGCGAACAGCTGCCGTGCGGTGATCGGCACCCCGCGGCGATTCGCGTTGTCCACCACCAGAACCACGGAGATCGAGTTGCCGCCCAGGTCGAAGAACCCGGACCGGACCCCGATCCGCGCGATCCCGAGCACTTCCTGCCAGACCTCGGCCAGGACGCGCTCGGCGTGGGTGGCGGGCGGTTCGTATTCTGCCGCCGTCGTGATGCCGCCGGGATCCGGCAGGTTCTTGCGATCGACTTTCCCGTTGGGGGTCATCGGGAAGCTCTCGAGCCTGCTGAACCTCGCCGGCACCATGTGCTCCGGCAGCGCGTCACGCAGATGGAGGCGGAGCGCGGCGTCGTCGGGCTGCTCGATGCCGTCTTCGGGCACGACGTAGCCCACCAGGAACTCCTTGCCGGGCTCCCCCCGCATGGCGACGGCGGCCGAGCGCACGCCGGGATGGCTCAGCAGCACGGCTTCGATCTCGCCCAGCTCCACCCGGTGCCCGCGGATCTTGACCTGGCTGTCGCGGCGGCCGAGGAACTCCAGCCTGCCGTCGGCGAGCCTGCGCGCGAGATCGCCGGTGCGGTAGAGCTGTTTTCCCTGCCCGCCGAAGGGATCGGGGACGAACTGCCGCGCGGTCAGCGCCGGGCGCCGGTGGTATCCGGCCGCGACGCCGTCACCGCCGAGGTACAGCTCGCCCGCGACGCCGACGGGTTGCGGGTTCATCCCGTTGTCGAGCACGTACGCCGTCTCGTTCGCCAGCGGCAGCCCGATCGGCACGGACCCCGCCTCGGCGTCGAGGCCGCCGACGAGTTCCGCGGTGGACCACACGGTGGTCTCGGTGGGGCCGTACATGTTGTGCAGCGCCGCGGGGGTGAGCTCGGCGAGCCGCCGGGCGAGGTCCGCGGGCAGCGCCTCACCACCGACGAACAGCACGCGCAACGCGGCCAGCGCGTCGGCGGAGCCGGGATCGGCGGCGAGGAACCCGGCGAGCGTCGGGGTGCACTGAAGGTGGGTCACGCCGTGCTC
This window encodes:
- the cysC gene encoding adenylyl-sulfate kinase, yielding MRSRVQLLRLATAGSVDDGKSTLIGRLLYDSKAIFTDQLASIERAGRARGADQLDLALLTDGLRAEREQGITIDVAYRYFATPRRRFVIADTPGHLQYTRNMVTGASTADLALILVDARKGLLEQSRRHAFLASLLGIGHLVVCVNKMDLVDWSSERFEQIREEFEQFAMKLRVTGVTFVPMSALHGDNVVFPGAQMPWYDGPPLLQHLEQVHLAAARNLIDARLPVQYVARHGEFRGYAGTVAGGVFRPGDDVVVLPSGVGSTVEAIHAPGGQEAAYAFARQAVTVRLADELDVRRGDLICKVGNRPEVGRDLDAMVCWFSDRGTLTAGSRLLVQHSTQQARATVHSLRYRIDVTTLHRDETAESLSLNEIGRISLHTQTPLAYDTYERNRTTGSFILIDENTGDTVAAGMVLRPAEAAPTVVPHRATVTRSHRATRGCTVWLTGLSASGKSTIAAELERSLIDDGKPAYLLDGDNIRLGLNADLGFSAEDRAENVRRVGEVARLFADSGAVAIVALISPYRADRDRVRANHDEAGLPFLEVFVDTPIAVCESRDPKGLYERARKGEIPGFTGISAPYESPRRPDLVLRPDDGDVRTLATRIRTLLD
- a CDS encoding MbtH family protein is translated as MPDEDEDDTRYTVVVNHEEQYSIWPTYREVPAGWREAGVTGTKSECLAHVETVWTDMRPLSLRRAMGS
- the cysD gene encoding sulfate adenylyltransferase subunit CysD, producing MTTTESYEISHLDTLEAETVHIFREVAATLERPVLLFSGGKDSMVMLHVAVKAFWPAPPPFPVLHVDTGHNFDEVIEFRDRVVRETGVRLLVSSVQDDIDAGRVVEETGPGAGRNRLQTTTLIRGIAEHGFDAVFGGARRDEEKARAKERVFSLRDEFGQWDPRTQRPELWDLYNGRHRRGEHLRVFPLSNWTELDIWSYIRDERIDLPSIYYSHRREVVERDGMLLAHTPYLTLAEGEQPYPATVRFRTVGDATCTGCVESTAGTPEEVVAEVAASRVTERGATRADDRISETGMEDRKREGYF
- a CDS encoding M20/M25/M40 family metallo-hydrolase; this translates as MPPEFASDPLPLLQDLIRIDTTNPPGREGEVVAYLQRLLADSGAELTVLGPDPLRTNLVARFPGRGEAPPLLLHAHSDVVPVDGQKWDHPPFEARIVDDHVWGRGAIDMKGGLAMMLAALSRLAAAGERPAGDVLLAVVADEEAGSAVGARYLVDRHPGLFDGVRYAIGEEGGAGVDLAGLRFHPIVVAEKRACWLRVTLRGPGGHGSRLTPPDTPMARLGKLLTALSGTRLPRHQTQAADRMLAALAAALPEPMASGVARYRADQAGDPRPEGLPLTEALRLDSVLRHTANPTIVRTTEKINVVPSEITVDLDGRVLPGGFTVEDFTGELRDLIGHDAEFELLLEGSMVRPELIAEPEFGGFYDTMAEILTKADSGATPLPMVSPASTDARLFAQLGIRCYGWLPLRLPAGVDYRGMLHTANERVPVEALEFGTTCLRDLLRSYR